A stretch of Pseudoalteromonas sp. A25 DNA encodes these proteins:
- a CDS encoding TonB-dependent receptor translates to MRKLKQYSLLASAIAAVLSNQSIAQDSQSKEQKVETIVVSGTAGGRGIRKIDAGFAVTNIDAVKIDKLAPKSTADLLKAVPGIWVESSGGESGANVFVRGFPGGGDAPFLTVSLQGSPVYPAPTLSFLENSSIFRLDETISMMEALRGGPNPVVSNGQPGLTTNFQLKRGHEDTEGTFKYTTSDYGLQRLDAVVSGELSDDLYYMVGGYIKRSSGIRDAGFTSERGQQFTINITKELDNGEINLYTRQTDDTGAWYLPTPLNVEGVDAEYTQLGTLNRQATIYAGTNAQAMEIDLGEGRGWKGHVSGGSIKLELKNGWHFIDRFSLTQGDANTYGLVPAGTATTLSEVADNDVDATGYVTGKTYSADTAVQSMGRWVVLKDIESFTNDLAFSKTFGKLDSAFGIYSASTSAKDWWSLGNAAYYVLAPGGEMLDGIECNSSVEGCAWNYDINSTGDAKTLAFYTTQSYKATDSLTLDLGLRSERHQVDYSVDENLDSSIDKVVDYSERKTSWTIGADYKLADDMGVFARLNKGYKMPYFDDFRDNYGTYQAGDPLLKEVTQAELGYKFMGDNTDFFATVFKNEVKGDTFVRRPGAPAEVLTNEALGLELDYNYNHESGLSVNLNATIQDAEITDSPDNQGNDSQRQPNWQLRITPSYDFELAGMFATVYGTFSAVDDRFGNNENTVVLEGYEKLDLGLIVEPAEGVKLQLAADNLTDEQGITEGDPRNVNSPNGRYIMPRSIKFSVSYSF, encoded by the coding sequence ATGCGCAAACTCAAGCAATACTCACTGCTCGCTTCAGCCATTGCTGCAGTTTTGAGTAACCAGTCGATAGCACAAGACTCACAAAGTAAAGAACAAAAAGTCGAAACTATCGTTGTATCAGGTACCGCCGGTGGTCGCGGAATTAGAAAAATCGATGCCGGTTTTGCTGTGACCAATATCGATGCCGTTAAAATCGATAAACTGGCACCTAAAAGCACTGCCGACTTGTTAAAAGCAGTCCCTGGTATTTGGGTAGAAAGCTCTGGTGGTGAGTCTGGCGCTAATGTGTTTGTTCGTGGCTTTCCAGGTGGTGGTGATGCCCCTTTTTTGACAGTAAGCCTACAAGGTTCACCGGTTTACCCTGCACCTACGCTGTCATTTTTAGAAAACTCTTCAATATTTCGCTTAGACGAAACCATCAGCATGATGGAAGCCCTGCGAGGTGGTCCAAACCCAGTGGTTTCAAATGGTCAACCTGGTTTAACAACTAACTTTCAGCTTAAACGCGGTCATGAAGATACAGAAGGTACCTTCAAATATACCACCAGCGACTATGGTCTTCAGCGCTTAGACGCGGTAGTCAGTGGCGAGCTAAGCGACGATTTGTACTACATGGTTGGTGGGTACATCAAGCGCTCATCGGGCATTCGTGATGCAGGTTTCACATCTGAGCGTGGGCAACAGTTTACCATCAATATCACCAAAGAATTAGACAACGGCGAAATCAACCTATACACACGTCAAACCGATGATACGGGCGCATGGTATTTGCCTACTCCACTTAATGTTGAGGGGGTAGATGCCGAATATACACAACTGGGTACTCTCAATCGCCAAGCAACCATTTATGCCGGCACCAACGCGCAAGCGATGGAAATCGACCTTGGCGAAGGCCGAGGCTGGAAAGGCCACGTATCAGGCGGTAGCATCAAGTTAGAGCTAAAAAATGGTTGGCACTTTATTGACCGCTTTAGTCTTACCCAAGGCGATGCCAATACCTACGGCCTTGTACCAGCAGGAACTGCAACGACTCTAAGTGAAGTAGCAGACAATGACGTTGATGCCACAGGTTATGTCACAGGCAAAACCTATTCTGCAGATACCGCAGTGCAGAGCATGGGCCGCTGGGTAGTTTTAAAAGACATCGAGTCGTTTACCAACGACCTAGCATTTAGCAAAACCTTTGGCAAACTTGATAGTGCATTTGGTATTTACAGTGCTTCAACGTCAGCAAAGGATTGGTGGAGCCTTGGGAATGCGGCCTATTACGTACTTGCGCCTGGTGGAGAAATGCTTGATGGCATTGAGTGCAATTCATCGGTTGAAGGCTGTGCGTGGAATTACGATATCAACAGTACGGGTGATGCTAAAACTTTAGCTTTCTATACAACTCAAAGCTATAAAGCAACTGATTCATTAACGCTCGATCTTGGGCTGCGCTCTGAACGCCACCAAGTAGATTATTCCGTTGACGAAAACCTTGATAGCTCTATTGATAAAGTAGTTGACTACAGTGAACGTAAAACCTCATGGACTATCGGTGCCGACTACAAGTTGGCCGATGATATGGGCGTATTTGCACGTCTTAACAAAGGCTATAAAATGCCTTACTTTGATGATTTTAGAGATAACTATGGCACTTACCAAGCTGGCGATCCATTGTTAAAAGAAGTAACACAAGCAGAGCTTGGTTATAAGTTTATGGGTGATAACACCGACTTTTTTGCCACAGTATTCAAAAACGAAGTAAAAGGTGACACCTTTGTGCGCCGCCCTGGTGCGCCTGCTGAGGTTTTAACTAATGAAGCATTAGGCTTAGAGCTTGATTACAACTATAACCATGAGTCTGGTTTATCAGTAAATCTTAACGCGACCATACAAGATGCTGAGATAACCGACAGCCCGGACAATCAAGGTAATGACAGCCAACGCCAACCAAACTGGCAGCTGCGTATTACACCAAGCTATGACTTTGAACTTGCAGGTATGTTTGCGACCGTTTATGGCACATTCTCAGCAGTTGATGACCGTTTTGGTAATAACGAAAACACTGTTGTGTTAGAGGGCTATGAGAAACTTGACCTGGGCTTGATTGTTGAACCGGCAGAGGGCGTAAAGCTGCAACTTGCAGCGGATAACTTAACCGACGAACAAGGGATCACCGAAGGCGACCCTCGTAACGTTAACTCGCCAAATGGACGCTATATTATGCCTCGCAGCATAAAATTCAGCGTCAGCTACAGCTTCTAA
- a CDS encoding exonuclease domain-containing protein: protein MKKQLPQKYYLHHFNEFISFTKQHNLHLLNDKHRALLDTIGQLTEDDLCLLVRLLNRKSSFVACSSLKYEEINAIEQSLAVLNKLNLISPIAAPQFSCWIKVITKAEIILLCESSIHIDKPVRTAKKSLWIEFALAHLAFEDIAQHHVLQHYLYVCVAQQFEYILFLFFNRLETNLAHFSMRDLGVMKTHETVSGASYFDSLEHALCAYHYAKQAQRLKDINTSQGIQMAKTLLQEETANGLGYQAQLRKEKVHFKLACLLEKSHPELAIQLLEPCESAKSQEKRIRLLYSQGESEYCKQLLYAVLKTPNDEHLLLFAKDFLLRKYGQKRTSILTDLLNENEQLIAIDEAYKGNTEKGVIDHYFNRGIKAWHTENRLWLALFSLVFWQELYDEKQSMPANEFERYPQLLKLNRFYDVLGDKVELKLEFVSQLADISKWLLRQASLSFGKPNPLFQWSDALLNQLFILVKYSSITAIVSLLRAMSKDFQNLKDGYPDLMVLERENLRFEEVKAPGDALRRNQLVSINRLSECGFAVTVQRTSWQFDPNQTYVVVDLETTGGKKETDRITEVGLVKVKQGKIVSKWQSLVNPQRHIPKYITQLTGIDNEMVATAPSFGEIAETVREFCENAIFVAHNVNFDMGFLKYEFQRLNIVFSKPKLCTVQLARKYLPGYPSYSLGSLCSSLEIDLHQHHRALDDAMAAAKILLLINNLRGTEQVVA, encoded by the coding sequence GTGAAAAAACAGCTCCCGCAAAAGTATTACCTACATCATTTTAACGAGTTTATTAGCTTTACCAAGCAGCATAACTTGCATTTGCTTAATGACAAACACCGAGCTTTACTCGATACAATTGGGCAATTAACTGAAGATGACTTGTGCTTGCTGGTTAGGCTTTTGAACCGGAAGTCGAGTTTTGTAGCTTGCTCATCGCTTAAATACGAAGAAATTAACGCCATAGAGCAGTCGTTAGCTGTGCTTAATAAGCTTAATTTGATATCGCCGATAGCAGCTCCTCAGTTTAGCTGCTGGATAAAAGTAATCACAAAAGCTGAAATAATACTTCTATGTGAGTCAAGCATACACATAGATAAGCCAGTTCGCACAGCAAAAAAATCGCTATGGATTGAGTTTGCATTAGCACATTTAGCATTCGAAGATATAGCGCAGCACCACGTTTTGCAGCACTACTTGTACGTTTGCGTTGCCCAACAATTTGAATACATTTTATTTCTATTTTTTAATCGGTTAGAAACGAACCTTGCGCATTTTTCAATGCGGGATCTAGGGGTAATGAAAACGCATGAAACCGTTAGCGGCGCGAGTTATTTTGATAGCCTAGAACATGCGCTTTGTGCATATCACTATGCTAAGCAAGCTCAAAGGTTAAAAGATATCAATACCTCGCAAGGTATTCAAATGGCAAAAACACTATTGCAAGAGGAGACTGCTAATGGACTGGGCTACCAAGCACAGTTGAGAAAGGAAAAAGTGCATTTCAAACTAGCATGCTTGCTTGAAAAGTCACACCCTGAATTAGCGATTCAGTTACTTGAACCTTGTGAAAGTGCAAAATCACAAGAAAAGCGCATTCGCCTGTTGTATTCGCAAGGAGAGAGTGAGTACTGTAAGCAGCTTTTATATGCTGTTCTAAAAACCCCAAATGATGAACATTTGTTATTGTTCGCAAAAGATTTCTTGCTTCGTAAATATGGACAAAAACGCACCTCAATTTTAACTGATTTATTAAATGAGAATGAGCAGCTGATAGCGATAGATGAAGCATATAAGGGTAATACTGAAAAAGGAGTGATTGACCATTATTTTAATCGCGGAATTAAAGCGTGGCATACCGAAAATCGGTTGTGGCTGGCATTATTTTCACTCGTTTTTTGGCAAGAGCTTTATGACGAAAAGCAAAGTATGCCAGCCAACGAGTTTGAGCGTTACCCTCAATTACTTAAGTTAAACCGCTTTTATGATGTACTTGGAGACAAAGTTGAACTGAAGCTGGAGTTTGTCAGTCAGTTAGCTGATATTTCTAAGTGGCTGTTAAGGCAAGCCTCTTTGTCTTTTGGCAAACCGAATCCACTATTTCAGTGGAGCGATGCCCTACTTAATCAATTATTTATCCTTGTGAAGTACTCAAGCATAACAGCGATCGTTTCACTTCTTAGAGCAATGAGCAAAGATTTTCAAAACTTAAAAGATGGCTACCCAGACTTGATGGTGCTCGAACGAGAAAATTTACGTTTTGAAGAAGTTAAAGCGCCTGGTGATGCCTTAAGGCGCAATCAACTTGTGTCGATTAATCGACTCAGTGAATGTGGGTTTGCAGTGACAGTGCAACGGACTTCTTGGCAATTTGATCCAAACCAAACATATGTGGTGGTTGATTTAGAAACTACTGGTGGCAAAAAAGAGACTGATAGAATAACGGAAGTTGGTTTGGTAAAAGTGAAGCAGGGTAAAATTGTGTCAAAGTGGCAGAGCTTAGTGAATCCGCAGCGACATATTCCAAAATATATTACGCAACTGACTGGTATAGATAATGAAATGGTTGCCACTGCGCCAAGTTTTGGCGAGATAGCAGAAACAGTAAGAGAGTTTTGTGAAAATGCCATATTTGTGGCACATAACGTGAATTTTGATATGGGATTTTTGAAATATGAGTTTCAACGTTTAAATATTGTGTTTAGTAAACCCAAGTTATGTACCGTGCAACTAGCTCGTAAATATTTACCGGGCTATCCGTCCTATTCTCTCGGTAGCTTGTGTAGCTCTTTGGAAATAGATTTGCATCAGCACCACAGGGCCTTAGATGATGCTATGGCTGCCGCTAAGATATTACTTTTGATAAATAATCTAAGGGGAACCGAGCAAGTCGTAGCGTAG
- a CDS encoding cation:dicarboxylate symporter family transporter produces the protein MKALLEFIKNRNWMLWSLILGIATGVIFGERVAFLQPIGAGFVKLMQITIFPYIVVSLIVGLGKFNPEQVRSILLKAATVMMCLWGVGLFAIWCFTFTLPHHDAGTFFSPTLVTSNNEIDFTKQYIPANPFASLAEGNVPAIVIFCIALGMALIANKRKNAVLEFLDVIGQGLTVISKKIISIFPIGIFAMTASTAGTLSVEELNNLQVYWVLVLCLGLYLMLVLLPMLVAALTPIKYRALIMVMRNAWITAFSTGNVFIVLPVITEGIKDHLRHIKRADEQADHIAEVLVPIAYTFPSLGKLTTLIFVMFAGWLTGNPVGLVDIPNVTLSAMLSYFANVHLAIPFMLDSLKIPADSYQLYLSMSVLTAKVVSPTTVVYIFAFVILSIFYCRKQLHLKRLRSVYYLTLLSALLPAFMLASYTFNSHLAKNTQAADEVIANMVVADKVPSHVLSYVPKAYQSGELSLTNIDVIKKRNLLRIGYLTDNVPFSYFNQKNELVGFDISLAHRLASDLDVKVEFIPFKKQQLSEYLNKGYFDIAMSGLEINVADLTKVRFSDQVLQLQLALLAKDHQLDKFTTLSQIEKQNLTFAHVEYGPLLAKVSKDRPNIRFKQLANLKAYFSQPDKYDALVISAEAGFAWSMFYPEFGVVVPQDGVSKYPTGFAVAKRNYDLLNYLNAWLDIQQASGQVKANYQYWILGQGSQKTTKRWSLIDEYAPQLLKE, from the coding sequence ATGAAAGCGCTGTTAGAGTTTATAAAAAATCGCAACTGGATGCTGTGGTCCTTAATTTTAGGGATTGCCACAGGGGTAATTTTTGGTGAACGCGTGGCATTTTTACAGCCTATCGGGGCTGGTTTTGTCAAACTCATGCAAATCACCATTTTCCCATATATTGTGGTCAGCCTCATTGTGGGGTTAGGTAAGTTTAATCCAGAGCAAGTACGCAGCATTTTACTCAAAGCGGCAACGGTGATGATGTGCTTATGGGGTGTGGGTTTATTTGCTATTTGGTGCTTTACCTTTACTTTGCCACATCATGATGCTGGCACGTTTTTCTCACCAACTTTGGTTACCTCTAACAATGAGATTGATTTTACTAAGCAGTATATTCCTGCCAATCCATTCGCATCGTTGGCCGAAGGGAATGTACCCGCTATCGTAATATTTTGTATCGCTTTAGGTATGGCACTGATCGCCAACAAGCGCAAAAACGCGGTGTTAGAGTTTCTTGACGTAATAGGGCAAGGGCTCACGGTTATCTCGAAAAAAATCATTAGTATCTTCCCGATTGGAATATTCGCTATGACAGCAAGCACCGCTGGCACGCTAAGCGTTGAGGAGCTTAACAATCTGCAGGTGTATTGGGTTTTGGTGTTGTGTCTTGGCCTTTACTTGATGCTGGTTTTATTACCTATGCTTGTTGCAGCGCTTACCCCAATAAAATATCGCGCTTTGATTATGGTAATGCGCAATGCGTGGATAACCGCATTTAGTACTGGCAATGTGTTTATCGTATTACCGGTTATAACCGAGGGCATAAAAGATCATTTACGACACATCAAAAGGGCCGATGAGCAGGCTGATCATATAGCAGAGGTGTTAGTGCCCATTGCCTATACGTTCCCAAGCTTAGGTAAGTTAACAACGCTTATTTTTGTGATGTTTGCCGGGTGGCTCACAGGTAACCCCGTGGGGCTTGTTGACATTCCCAATGTGACGCTCTCAGCCATGCTAAGCTATTTTGCAAATGTACACTTAGCCATTCCATTTATGCTCGATAGCCTAAAAATACCCGCCGACAGTTATCAACTGTACTTATCCATGTCGGTATTAACCGCAAAAGTTGTCTCACCAACTACGGTGGTGTACATCTTTGCTTTTGTAATATTGAGCATCTTCTATTGTCGTAAGCAGCTGCATCTAAAACGATTGCGCTCAGTATATTATCTAACGCTGCTTAGTGCCCTACTGCCTGCATTTATGTTGGCTAGCTACACATTCAATAGTCATTTAGCCAAAAATACCCAAGCTGCAGATGAAGTTATTGCCAATATGGTAGTCGCTGATAAAGTCCCAAGTCATGTATTAAGTTATGTGCCTAAAGCCTACCAAAGTGGCGAATTGTCTTTGACCAACATTGACGTTATAAAAAAACGTAACCTATTACGCATTGGCTACCTGACTGACAATGTGCCATTTAGCTATTTTAACCAAAAGAATGAGCTAGTCGGGTTTGATATCAGCCTTGCTCATCGCTTAGCCTCCGATCTTGATGTAAAAGTTGAATTTATCCCATTCAAAAAACAGCAACTAAGCGAGTACCTTAATAAGGGCTATTTTGATATTGCCATGTCAGGGCTTGAGATAAACGTGGCTGATTTGACTAAAGTCCGTTTTAGCGACCAAGTCCTACAACTACAATTAGCTTTACTAGCAAAAGACCATCAATTAGATAAATTTACTACCCTTAGCCAAATTGAAAAACAAAATCTAACGTTTGCACATGTTGAATATGGGCCTTTACTTGCTAAGGTCAGTAAAGATAGGCCTAACATCAGATTTAAACAATTGGCAAACCTAAAAGCGTATTTTAGTCAGCCAGACAAGTACGATGCCTTGGTAATAAGCGCCGAAGCAGGTTTTGCTTGGAGCATGTTTTACCCAGAGTTTGGGGTTGTTGTTCCTCAAGATGGCGTTAGCAAATATCCAACAGGCTTTGCCGTAGCCAAACGCAACTACGACTTGCTCAATTACTTAAATGCATGGTTAGATATTCAACAAGCAAGCGGACAAGTTAAGGCTAACTATCAATATTGGATCCTTGGTCAAGGAAGTCAAAAAACAACTAAACGCTGGTCACTCATTGACGAGTATGCACCACAGTTACTCAAGGAATAA
- a CDS encoding GNAT family N-acetyltransferase: MTQKVIIREASEHDHAFIFSLSSYLAEVAQLGWHSDDAVQKMQDEYISQMLAHTSTANKTLIAEVADQPMGFVHVRKHQDGITGESCGTVPLLAVLPEAQGLGVGKMLMAAAQQWAKDRGYRLLHLEVFANNAKANSFYQNLGFKPEMLHMIKVLD, from the coding sequence ATGACACAAAAAGTAATAATAAGAGAAGCAAGCGAACATGACCATGCATTTATTTTTAGTCTTTCTTCATATTTGGCCGAGGTAGCGCAATTGGGTTGGCATAGTGATGATGCCGTTCAAAAGATGCAGGATGAATACATTTCTCAAATGCTTGCACACACATCTACGGCCAACAAAACGTTAATTGCAGAAGTTGCGGATCAGCCGATGGGATTTGTACACGTTCGTAAACATCAAGACGGTATTACAGGTGAAAGCTGTGGTACGGTGCCTTTGCTGGCTGTATTACCTGAGGCTCAAGGGCTAGGGGTAGGTAAAATGCTGATGGCAGCTGCCCAGCAGTGGGCTAAAGATAGGGGTTATCGCTTATTGCACCTAGAAGTATTTGCTAATAATGCCAAAGCAAATAGCTTTTATCAGAACCTCGGTTTTAAGCCCGAGATGCTGCACATGATCAAAGTGCTCGATTAA
- a CDS encoding DUF1294 domain-containing protein: MVYIASIVKFSLFFVTAILTYFLLITIFFIWLFWLDKRRAQSSSQRVSEISLLCMSGLGANISMFAAQKWLHHKTLKQSFNAKLCVFTALQTSMLISLCYWLFLE; encoded by the coding sequence GTGGTGTATATAGCAAGTATCGTAAAATTTTCTCTATTCTTTGTTACTGCTATTTTGACTTACTTTTTATTAATAACTATATTTTTCATATGGTTATTTTGGTTAGATAAACGTAGAGCACAAAGCTCTTCGCAAAGAGTGAGTGAAATAAGCTTGTTATGTATGTCTGGGTTAGGCGCAAACATCAGTATGTTTGCGGCGCAAAAATGGCTACATCATAAAACACTAAAACAAAGCTTTAACGCAAAGTTATGTGTATTTACTGCGTTGCAAACTTCCATGCTGATTTCGCTGTGTTATTGGTTATTCCTTGAGTAA
- a CDS encoding tetratricopeptide repeat protein: MRLLLLIVAALVSCSLAARSVNPVGIMNEAEDYLTVNPAHSIVLLEQIEAPIELPDNLFLRWHLLMMRASVPTNQMPRLMDSLEKVFTKADIPYFKSNITSITSALGIWLRREGYYQDAQISLDCSYKYAQNDRQRLTITNSMALVAREQGNYKKARNLYSRSRLLAQQMQLTPVLAMIENNLGSVALDQGNIDEAEQLFRKALSDYQEVDKLSGKISAGINLLFIFLIKEQVVNYQRLVEPTSKLTEIFPNQSKQALLLWLDARYKQLQGNDPDEKRALALKAAYEELQSNKVKAQVHKYLASKLNVDVSKPLLPAKQSFEASWFSAVEACNWD, encoded by the coding sequence TTGCGCTTACTGTTACTCATTGTAGCCGCATTGGTTAGTTGTTCGCTTGCTGCGCGTAGTGTAAACCCTGTAGGTATCATGAACGAGGCGGAAGATTACCTAACAGTTAATCCCGCCCACTCAATTGTATTGCTTGAGCAAATAGAGGCCCCTATAGAACTCCCTGATAACCTATTCTTGCGTTGGCATTTACTGATGATGCGTGCCTCTGTACCCACTAATCAAATGCCACGGTTAATGGACTCACTAGAGAAAGTATTTACAAAAGCGGATATCCCTTACTTTAAGAGCAATATTACGTCTATCACGAGTGCGCTGGGTATTTGGCTGCGCAGAGAGGGGTATTATCAAGATGCGCAAATCAGTTTAGATTGCTCATATAAATATGCACAAAATGACCGCCAACGCCTGACAATCACCAACAGTATGGCGTTGGTAGCCAGAGAGCAAGGTAATTATAAAAAAGCGCGCAATTTGTATAGCCGCTCAAGGCTCCTTGCGCAGCAGATGCAGCTGACTCCAGTACTTGCAATGATTGAAAACAATCTTGGTAGTGTGGCTTTGGATCAAGGTAACATTGACGAAGCAGAGCAATTATTCCGAAAGGCTTTGAGTGATTATCAAGAAGTAGATAAGCTCTCTGGAAAGATTTCTGCGGGGATCAATCTGCTGTTTATATTTCTTATAAAAGAGCAAGTTGTTAACTACCAACGGTTAGTTGAACCGACGTCAAAATTGACGGAGATATTTCCAAATCAGTCGAAACAGGCTTTATTGCTTTGGTTAGATGCACGCTATAAGCAACTGCAAGGCAACGATCCTGATGAGAAGCGAGCGCTAGCGCTTAAAGCGGCTTATGAAGAGTTACAAAGCAACAAAGTAAAAGCGCAAGTACATAAATACTTAGCTTCGAAACTCAATGTAGATGTGAGCAAGCCGCTACTGCCTGCAAAGCAAAGCTTTGAAGCTAGCTGGTTTAGCGCGGTTGAGGCATGCAATTGGGACTAG
- a CDS encoding MgtC/SapB family protein, which yields MDLATLFSIAPLRWPDIGAAIIAGSIVGLERQLRGKPVGIRTSSLIVLGTYAFIMLSIQVNNEVADPSRIIGQVVTGIGFLGAGVMLSKEGVVVGVTSAATIWMLAAIGVSIAVAGPLVAIKLSVIVVGILYGVDILESSFTNLTRGVHGKYTGWKTRVKKDANK from the coding sequence ATGGACTTAGCAACTTTATTTAGTATTGCCCCGCTTCGCTGGCCTGATATTGGCGCAGCAATTATCGCAGGTTCCATTGTAGGCCTAGAGCGCCAGCTTAGAGGCAAACCGGTCGGTATACGTACTTCATCACTTATCGTGCTAGGTACTTATGCCTTTATTATGCTCTCTATTCAAGTAAATAATGAAGTAGCTGATCCCTCGAGAATTATAGGCCAAGTGGTCACAGGCATTGGCTTTTTAGGTGCTGGCGTCATGCTTTCAAAAGAAGGCGTGGTAGTGGGCGTGACCTCAGCCGCAACCATTTGGATGCTCGCGGCAATAGGTGTATCTATTGCGGTAGCCGGGCCCTTGGTTGCAATAAAGTTGTCGGTTATTGTCGTGGGCATTTTGTACGGTGTAGATATACTAGAATCTAGTTTTACTAACCTCACCCGTGGCGTGCATGGCAAATATACCGGCTGGAAAACACGAGTAAAAAAAGATGCCAACAAATAA
- the soxR gene encoding redox-sensitive transcriptional activator SoxR produces the protein MPTNNTKRLQDANLTPGYVAKRSDVRVSALHFYEQKGLIRSWRNSGNQRRYKPDVLRRIAVIKAAQKMGVTLEEIKQTLSTLPDSRTPTKEDWAKLSKAWQQQLDEKIAYMQKVRNQVEGCIGCGCLSMKNCPIYNPDDVLGENGSGALLLGKDW, from the coding sequence ATGCCAACAAATAACACTAAACGCTTACAAGATGCCAACCTAACACCCGGTTACGTTGCCAAGCGCAGTGACGTAAGAGTGTCGGCTTTACATTTTTATGAACAAAAAGGATTGATCCGCAGTTGGCGAAATAGCGGCAATCAGCGCCGCTACAAACCTGACGTGCTGCGGCGCATCGCTGTTATTAAAGCGGCGCAGAAAATGGGCGTCACCCTTGAAGAAATCAAGCAAACACTGAGTACGCTGCCCGACAGCCGTACCCCAACCAAAGAAGACTGGGCAAAGCTTTCAAAAGCTTGGCAACAACAACTTGATGAAAAAATAGCCTACATGCAAAAAGTCAGAAACCAAGTAGAAGGTTGTATTGGCTGTGGTTGTTTATCTATGAAAAATTGCCCAATTTATAACCCTGATGATGTATTAGGTGAAAACGGCAGCGGCGCGCTGCTACTTGGCAAAGACTGGTGA